The DNA segment GTACGCGGATATCGATTGCAACGGCTTGGTCGAGCCGTCGGACATCGCCGTGTTCATCCAGAACTGGGTCGGCGGCACGACCCCCGGCAACCTGGGCTGCCCATAAGCCCGGCAATCCGGTCTCCTGACTGATTTAGACGCCCGCGTGCGACCCACGCGGGCGTCTTTCTTTTCCAGCGCCCGGCCGCAATGATGTGAGGGAACTGGACGGCAGCACGGGGAGTAGATACTGCTGGGGGAAACCGGGATGAGGCGGCCGTGAACACGATGGATGGGGATGCCGAACCGGGTGTGCCGCCGACCGAGGATGGGGCGACGCTGGTGCACCGCATCCGTGCCGGGGACCGGCACGCCGCCGCGGAGTTCATCGTCCGCTACGGCCCGCGCCTGCGGCGCCGGATCCGGTCGAAGCTCGGCCCGAGCATGAGGCGGCTGTTCGACTCGCACGACATCCTGTCGACGCTGAGTCGCCGGCTGGACACGTTCGTGCGGGACCGCCGACTGAACGTGGAGAACGAAGCGCAGTTGTGGGCGTTCGTCCAGAAGATGGCGGACAACGCGACCATCGACAAGGGGCGGTTGCTTAAGCGGCTGCGATCGGCCGAGGCAGAGGACTCGCGGTTTGCTCGCGAGTTCCTGCGCCGGATCGAGGATGCCGAGAGCACGGAGCGGGAGGGCGGCGAGGTGGTGATCGAGCGGGCGCTGACGCTGATCGAGGACCCTGTCGATCGGCAGATCCTGCTGCTGTGGTTGGCAGGGACGCCGCACACGGTCACGGCGGAGTGCGTCGGGTTGACGGCGGCGACTGTTCGGAAGCGGTGGCAGACGATCAGGGAATGGCTGCGGGGGCACCTTGACCTGGAGGTCGAGCCGTGAGCGTGGCCGGCGTGCTCGAGGAGTTGCGCAGCCGATACCGGCTCCGGCGCGAGGGTGCCGGGGAAGGCGAGATCAATCTGGCCGCGTTCATCAGTGAGATGGAGGTTGCCGACTCGGACCCGCTCGCGGAAGTGATCGAACTGGACGGGCAGTTGCGGTTCGACGCGGGGCTGGCGGTCGACCTGGAGCGGTACCTTGAGGCGGTGCCGCGGCTGGCCGATCGAGATGTGCCCCTCGATGCGGCGATCGAGTACTCGCTGCGGGCACTGACCGCGCGAACGGGGAGCATGGCCCGAGCGGTCGAGGCGCTGACGGCGAAGCATCCAGCGCTGGCATCGGCGATCCGGGACGCGGCGGTGCTCGGCGAGAGCGTGGTGCTCGCAAGCGACCTTGCGGAACTGGATGGGACCGGCGAGGTGCCGGAGTTTCCGCGGGGCTTCGGGCCGAGGCTGCCGACGGGGCGGCCGCGGTACGTGCTCCGGGAGCGGCTGGGGCAGGGGAGCCACGGGGCGGTGTACCTGGCAGTCGACCGGCAGTTGTCGCAGCAGGCGCGGCCGGCACTGGTCGCGATCAAGGTGATGACGCAGGAGAACGACGCCGGAGCCCGCAAACGCTTGATCGAGGAGGCGGCGAAGGCGAGGCGGATCGAGCACCCCAACGTGGTGCGGATTCTGGACCGCGGCCGCTCGCCCCGGGGCGAGGACTACGTGGTGTTCGAGTATGTGCCTGGCGGGGATCTCGATACGTGGTTCAGGAACCATGTCGGTGCGCTGCCTGCCCGGGAGACGGCTGGGCTTGCTTCCAAAATCGCGCGAGGGGTGCAGGCGGCGCACTCGGCGGGGCTGGTGCATTGCGACCTCAAGCCCGGGAACATTCTGCTCGGCGCGGATGGATCACCGAAGGTGGCCGACTTTGGCGTTGCGGCGCCGCACGAAGAAGGCAAGGGCGCAGAGGGGATGGAGGGGCGACGCGTGGGAAACCTGGCGTTCATCGCACCGGAGCAGTACCGGGCGGAGCCGGGAGCGATCACGCCGGCCGCGGATATCTACGCCCTCGGGGGGATGCTGTACTACCTGCTGACCGAGACACTGCCGAACGGCAGGACAGCGGAGCAGATCGCGCAGACACACGCGAGCATCGGCGGGCGCCAGGTTCCGCCTCGGCTCGAGCGTCGCCGGGGGATCGATCGAGACCTGGAGGCGATCGTGCACCGGGCGATGGCGGTGCGGCCGCAGGCGCGGTACGCCTCTGCGGAGGCATTCGCCGGGGACCTGGAGTCGTGGCTGGCGCATCGCCCGATCGAGTGGACGCGGCCGGGGGTGCTGCGGACGGCGAGGCTGTACGCGCGGCGGCAGCCGACCGTTGTGCTGGTGGCGGCGCTGCTGGTGATCGCGGCGCTCCTGATCGGCGGGCTCGCCGGGTTTCAGTTGGCGATGAGCCTGACGAACCGGGACCTTGGGATTCCTGCCGCGGGACGGTGAGCGGGCGACGGACGGGCGGGATTAGAGCCCGAAGATCCCGACGAGAGTGGCGGTAATGGCGAGGGCGGCGGCCATGAGCGACTCGCCGGCGATGAGGCCGGAGGCGAGACCGACGTTGTACTTGTCGGCAGAGCGGCGGTGGAGCAGGTTCCAGACCATGATGATGACCGCGCCGATGAAGAACGCGAGGGCGTTCTGGAAAGGGAGCACCCAGGCGAGTCCGATGCCGGTGGCGGAGGGCATGAACCGGCGTGCCTTGGGCGGGAGGAACTTCTCGATGAGCGGAAGGACGATCCCGACTCCGGCACCGATAAACAGCGACCAGACGGCCGAGGCGGGGAGTTCGCCCACGCCCTTGACCAGCCCGCGGGCCACTGTTTCCCAGACCCGCGTTGCCGGGAGCGCGAAACTCTCGAGTTTGGCGCGGGTGGGGACCATGAGGTACCAGATCGGGACGATGGCGATGGTGCCGAAGAAGACGCCGTAGAACTGGGCGAGGAACTGCTTGCGGGGGTTGGCGCCGAGGAGGTAGCCGGTCTTGAGGTCGGTCAGCAGGTCGGCCGATGATGAGGCGCTGTTGGCCGCGATCCCGGCGGAGGCGAGGTTGGCGGAGATGTTCTGAGGGGCGAGGGCGGCGAAGAGCAGTTGCATGACTTTGCCCATGGCGCCGACGGGCGTGGTGTCGGTCTCGCCGGTCGCGCGGCTGGCGACAAGCGAGAGCACGAACGACATTGCGACGGCGATGAGGCCGGCGTACCACGAGACGTTGAAGGCCTGGATCTGGAGCCAGACCATGGCGATGGTGATGGGCACCATGCCGTAGATCATCCAGGATCCCGGCACTTCGATCTCCGCGTGTGATGCAGTGCTGCCGCCGGCGGCACGCTTCACACCCATGAACGCGCGGGCGATCGTGCGCCACTGCAGGGCCACGCTCATGAGGCTCGCGAAAACCATGACGGCGGTTCCGCCCCAGAGCGACCACCGGGTGATCGTAATGGTGCCGCCGCCCCAGTTCCAGATCAGGTTCGGCTTGTACCTCTTCCGGTCGAACTCGGTCTCCCACGCCGTCTTCGCCTCGGCCTCGGAAGCGCCCGCGGCGAGAACCTTGGACTTCTCGGCGTCGGCTGCGGCTATGGCGTCGCGGTTGGAGTAGGCGGTGGCGGCGAGGGGTGCAGCGGCGGCGCCGATGGCCTTGCCGACATTCTCGGCGCGTTCGGCCGCGGGCTTGGTCGTCGCACCGGCGGCGGCGATCGCGTCCTCGACGGATTGCTCGGCGGCGGTGCGGATCGGGGCCGGGTCGATCTTGAGTTCGGCGGCGGCGGCGGCGACGGCCTCGACGGCGGCAGTCGCGGCGGCCTCGGGGGTGGCCTGGCCCTTGGCGGCTACGAGCGCCGCTTCCTGTACGACGATCGCGCCTCGCTCCATGTGCCGGGCGTCCATCCTGGCCAACTCAGGGCCCACGACGGCGTAGAGGAACAGCGAACTGAGGACCAGCGAGAGGCTGATGCGCATGCCGACGATCATGCCCGCGGCGATGAGGAGTGCGGAGGGTTCGAAGGCGAAGCCGTTGGCGTGGCGAGCTCCCGGATAGGCCCTGTCGAGGAAGTTGAATTGAACATCGGTGGGAATGCGGAGGAACCAGATCTTCTCGAAGAGGCGGCGGAGGAAGCCGACAGCGCCGAGGACATCGTCACCAACACGGAGGAATCCGATGAGCAGCCCGGCGGCAAGGCCGGCGATCAGGACGTAAGCCTTGCCCACGGCGTCCTTGCTCTCCGAATAGAGGCTCTTGAGCGTTTCGGCCGCGGCGGTGCCGGTGGGGAAGGGGAGTTGCTCGTGGTTGATCTGCTGGCGCTTCATCGGGATGGCGAGGAAGACGCCCATGAGCCCGGTGCAGAGCGTGAAGACGACGACGACCCAGACGGGCGTGACGTCCCAGGTGTGTAGGTTCTCCTGCCACTTGCGAAGGGCCTCGCCCTGAAGCCCTGCGGGCGGGTCCTTGAGCAGGACGAGGGCGCCGAACATGGTGGCGATGGTCGAGCCGGTGGAGTACCCCGCCGCGGAGGCGGTGGAGGCCATGCACGCGTTCTCGAGGATCGACATCTGGCTGATGTTGCCGCCCGAGGTGAAGCGGACAAAGTTCCAGATGACGAACGAGAGGACGCAAGCGGTGATGGCGATGCCGAAGGCCCAGCCGATGCTGAGCGTGGTGTAGAGGTTGGCGGCGGACATGATCATGCCGAGGAAGCCGCCCATGATGACGGCCCGCCAGGTAAGCTGGGGCATGCGGTCGCCCTGGTACACGTACTTGTACCAGTGGGCGTCCTTTTCCTCGGGGGTCGCGTTGTCGGGGAGCGGCGGAGGCTTACCGCCGCGGAGCATGTCCTGCTCGTCGATCATGTCGCTGGTTTCGACGGGTTGCCTGGACATGTGCTGTGGTACTCCGCTCGCTCTGGGCCCCCCATTGGGCCCGTTCAAACGAAAGACCGATCGGCATTCGCTGCCGATCGGCGTGAGCGGAAGGTACGCGATGCGTGCGGTGGTCGCAAGCCGGGAAACGGCCGGCCGAGAAGCCGACCGTTCGCCATACAGCGTTCGATGCTACTCGGTGGGGCCGACGGTCGTCGTGATCTCGATCGACCCGTTGGACGTCTGGATCGTCGACGGGGCGATCGCGTCGCCGAACTGCAGGCGAGCGGCGTTCTTGGTCTTGGACACGACCTTGGCCGCGGGGGCGTTGGCGAGGTTGATCCCGCCCTGGGATGTGGAGAGGTCGAGAAAACCTGCGAAGGCCTGGCCGACGGAGAGGCGGACGGCGCCATTGCTGGTCTTGATACGGACAGGGCCCTCGGCGGAATCGGTCATCGCGACGGTGATCGCGCCGTTGCTCGAAGTGCACTGGACGCTCGATGGGGCCTGGTCGACCTTGATGGAGCCGTTGGAGGTGGTGGCGTCGATCTTGCCGCGGCTGCGCGAGACCTCGACTGCGCCGTTGGTCGTTCGGGCGGTCACGTTGCCGTCGTGGTCGGTACAGGTGATCCGCCCGTTGGACGTGGTGATCGAGGCGTCGCCGGCAAGCCCGGTGAGGGAGACGGCTCCGTTGCTGGTCGTGAGGGTGACCCCGCCGGCGTCGGGTAGCTGGATCTCAAAGGAGCAGCTCTCGCGGTTTCGACGCTTGCCGTCGGGCCACTTGGCGTAGATCTCGAGCGCGCCATCGGACTTGCGCTCGGCGACGATGTCCGTTGCCTTCAGCCGGTCGTCGTCTTCGGCGCGGATGACGGCGGTGATCGAGACCGGGCCGTTGGGGACCGCGGTGACGGAGATCCCGCCGTTCTGCGTGGTCACCGCGAGGGGGCTCTGGGGGACGTGGTCGGCGGTCACAGTCCGGGTCTCCTCCTTCAGGGCGGGCTGCGCGATAACGCACCCGCTGAGGAGGGACCAGATCGTGAGGGTCGCGGCGGCAATCGGGACGGCCGGACGGGCGCTGCGGGCGAGAGTTGCGATCACGAGTTGTTCTCCTTGGGGGCCGGCCGTGCCGGGCACCAGCGTGGTTGGGAGGATGGCTCGGCGGGTTTCGCGGGCTACGCGGGGAGTTTGGCGAGTTCGGACTCCACATCGGTCCAGAGCCGGGCGATCGTGGCCGGCCCGAAATCGAAGACGAGGTTCGCGGCGGCGAAGAGCTCGGGCAGCGGGCGGGAACCGCCGAGCGAGAGGGCGCGTTTGTAGGCGTTGATGGCCGCGGCGGGATCCCGGCGGTAGTTGCTCCAGAGTTGCAGGGCGCCGAGCTGGGCGATGCCGTATTCGATGTAGTAAAACGGCACGCCGAAGAGGTGCAGGACGCGGTGCCAGCCGGTCTGGTGGTACTTCTCCAGTCCGGAGTAATCCACGGCCGGCCCAAAGCGTGCGGAGAGCTCGGTCCACTTGGCGTGGCGATCGTCTCTGGAATGGTCCGGGTTGGTGTAGACCCAGTGCTGGAACTGATCGATGTGCGCCACCCACGCGAGAAGCGAGACGATTGCCTCCAGGTGGTTGCGGCGGGCGCGGTCGGCGTCCGCGGGCGAATAGAACTCGTCGAGGAATGGATGGGCGGTGAGTTCCATGGACATCGAGGCGACTTCGGCGAACTCCAGCGGGATGTCGGACCGGTAGGAGAGCAGCGGGTCGGTCCTCGCCAGCAGGGAATGGAAGGCGTGGCCAGCCTCGTGGACGATTGTCTCCACATCCCGCTGCAGGCCCGCGGCGTTCATGAAGATGAAGGGGAGGCGGATCCGGTCGCGGTTGGACTGGTAGCCGCCGGGTGCCTTGCCGCGACGGGACTCGAGATCAAGGCACACCGCGGCGCCGGTCGGCGCCGACTTGTCGCTGCGGAGGGCCTCGAAGAGCGTTGCAAGGGAGGGATCGAGCCGGCGGAAGAGGCGGCTGGTGCGTTCGACCAGTTCGGACGGGGTCGTGAAGGGACGGAGGGGGGCACGTCCCTTGATGTCGACCTGCATGTCCCAGGGGCGAAGGGATGAGAGGTTGAGGGCGGCGGCACGCTGGGCGTTGAGCCGCCGCGCGGCGGGGACACAGACTCGCTTAACCCCCTCGGCGAAGGCGTTGCAGGTCGCGGGGGTGTAGTCGAAGCGTCGCTTGGCCTTGAACGCGTAGTCGCGGAAGTCGGGGAACCCGGCGTTGCGGGCGAGGCGGGTGCGATCCGCGATCATCCGCTCGTAGATCGTTTCGATTCGATCGGCGTCCAGGAACCTTCGCTGCGCGACAGCACGCCACGCGTCCTCACGGACGGCCCGATCGGTCTCTTCGTTGAAGCGGGCCATCTGGGGGAGCGTGCGCTCCTCGCCCTGGTACGAGACGGTCATGGCGCCGCAGATCCGGGAGTACTCCTGGTCGAGCTTGGTCAGCCCGGTCTCGATCGGGATGTTCTCCGGGCGGAAGAGCTCGACACCGACGCGGAGATCGCGGAGATAGACGGTGTACCTCGCTTGGTCGAGTTCTTCCGCGAAGGGACTCTGCACGATCTTCTTGTCCAGTTCGAACGAGACCTCCTTCACCTTGGGCTGGACGTCCTCCACGAACCCGAGGTAGGCCTTGGAGACAGCCTCGTCGTCGGTGTGGCAGGTCATGGTGATGTAGAGGACCGACGCTGCCTCGCTGACGGCAGAATCGAGCTCGCTCCGGTCGAGGATCAGCCGCTCCAGGTCGGCCGCGGAGTGGAGGTCGCGGTCGATCAGTTCCCGGTACAGGGGCTCCAACGCCTCCCAGCGGGCGGCATCAAGATCCTGGGGCACGATGGCGGACGCTGGGGCGAAGGATGGCAGCATGAGGTATTTGGTGCGAAGGGAGCGGTTGGCGGCGATGTGAACGGGATGGTATCGGTACGAGGTCCGAATACCCCCTCCCCCGGGAGGGTGGGGCTCAGGGTATCAGCCGCCGATCTCGCTGGCACCCCGGACCGGCTGCACAGTGAAGACTTCGGCGTCCCGTCCATGGATCGTCGGGTACTGCCCCGCGACGGCGGATTGGATGCGAGAGACGGCTGCGGGCTCCGCGATCGCGATGGCGCAGCCGCCGAACCCGGCGCCGGTCATCCTCGCCCCATACACACCAGGCGTGGAGCAGGCGATCGCGACCAGCGTATCGAGTTCAGGGCAGGAGACCCGGAAGTCATCGCGGAGCGACTCGTGGGACCGCTGGAAGAGTTCGCCGATGGCGGACAGGCCGGCGGGGGCGTCGAGAGAACCCGCCGCAATCCGATCTAGCAGGTCCGCTGTTTGACGCACTCGGTCGATTTCCGTGACGACATGCCTGGCAAGCCGCCGTTTGTCAGGCGGGATGCGTTCACCTGCCGCGGCGAGCATGGACTCGTCCGCATCGCGGAGGGACGGGAGGCTGAGGGCGGCCGCGGCGGCCTCGCAGGCGCGCCGGCGCTCGGCGTAGTCGACGCCCGCGAGGGAGCGGTGGGTGTTGGAGTTCATGACGACAATCGCCAGGCCCTGCGGGAGGGGCACAAACCGGGTGGCGTGATCGCGGCAGTCCAGCAGCATCGCGTGCCGCGCGCGGGCGAGCACGACCGCGCACTGGTCCATGATTCCGCAGGGAACACCGGCGAACTCGTGCTCCGCTCGGCGGCAGGCCATGGCGAAGCGGCGTTTGTCGACGTCGGCGCGGCCGGCGGCCGAGAACGCGCCGGCGACAGCGGCCTCGATCGCGGCGGAACTGGAGAGCCCGGCGCCGATGGGGATGCTGGAGGTAAGGACCACGTCGAGATTTGGCAGCGGTCGGCCATTGGTGGCGGCTTCGGCGCGGATCGCCTCGGCGGCGCCGATGGCGTAGGCCGTCCAGTGCGGGGGTGAACGCGCCGGAGGCGGCGGGAGGAGTGGAGTGGGGATCGGCGCGCGAATGTCAAAGGTTGCCTCGCCCGGCAGGTCCGTGGAACGCACGCGAGAGAGAGCGAGATTGGCCGCGGGCGCCACGGACGCGACGACCCAGCGATCGATGGCGATCGGGAGCACGAGGCCGTCGTTGTAGTCGACGTGCTCTCCGATCAGGTTCACGCGACCGGGTGCGGCGAAGGCGGGTCGAGATCTAAAGGCCGTCGAGAACGCATCGGCGGCGCGGGCCGCGAGCGTCGCGATCGACGGCCCGCTCATCATGGGGCGATCATGCCGACCACGGCCGCTACGCCACGGGCCGACTGGACCATGGCCGAGAGCTGCATGCCGAGTTGGATGATGAGCCAGAGCACGACGTGGCAGAGCACAATGAGGGTGGTGATGGTCCGGCTCTTGCGAAACAGGGCCCAGATGAGCACCCAATAGGCGGCCGGGCCGATGACAAACGCCGCCCAGACGCCGACGGCCGGGATGCGGAGGGAGAGCTGGAACGCGAGTTCGAACGCAGAGAACGCGGCGAAGACGCGGGAAACGGCCAGCTCGAAGTTGCCGAACTTCTGCTCGCAGATCCGGGCCGAAACAGCGACCGCCACGACGCCGGTGCCGGTGTGGACCAGCACCTCGTAGATCACCAGGAGCACCGAGCCGACGATGAGCCAGAACGACTTGCCCGCAGGAACGTTGACGCCCGCGGTGATCATCGCGGCCAGGAAGAAGACGGATCCGAGGATCAGCAGGGCCTTCGGGGAGCCCCACGTGGGCACGACGAACGGCTGCGGTTCATCGGGCTGGTATTCCTCCGCCTGCTTCGTCGACCGGGCGACGTTGGCCCGCATGTCGTAGCCACACTTGAGGCAGACGACATCGTCGGGACCCATCGGGGCGCCGCACCGGAGGCAGGTGTTGTCCTCCAGTTCCAGGATCGGGGCCGCATCGATCTTGGGCGCCTCGGGGGGGCGGGTCGGGGCGGCGGGATCTGGCGTGCTGGGGTCGGGAGTGGTGCTCACTGGAGTAGTCTATGGGGAAGTCGGCGCCGCAGTTCACCGCGGCTGGTCGAGGTGCGGACCGTCCCACCTAGACTGGGCCCATGAGCACGATGATCGATTTTGATCCCGACGCGGCGGCGCAGCCGGGCACCGGTGTCTTTGGTCTTCCTCACTCCCGCGACGAGTCGAGGATTGTGCTGATTCCGGTGCCGTTCGACGCCACGACGTCGTACGGAGGGGGGGCCTCGAAGGGACCGGCCGCGATCCGCGCCGCATCGGCGCAGGTCGATCTTCACGACCCGCAGTTCGGCGAGATCTACCGGCACGGCATCTTCATGGAGAAGGAGCACGCCAAGATCCGGCGCGCCAGCCGCGAGGCTCGGAAGGCGGCCAAGCCGGTGATCGAGGCCGGGGGCGCCGGGCCCGGCGCGAAGGGCCGGATGGGCCGGGCGCTTCGCGAGGTGGATCGCGCGGGTGAGGCCGTCAACGCGTTCACCAGGGAGCGTGTGAACCGCGTCCTGAAGGAGGGGAAGATCCCGGGGCTGGTCGGCGGCGACCATGCCACGCCTTTCGGCGCGATCCAGGCGTGCGCCGAGTTCACGGCGGCGACAGGGGAGCGGCTGGGGATCCTCCACATCGACGCCCATATGGACTTTCGGGAGGCCTTCGAGGGCTTCGCGTGGTCGCACGCATCGATCATGCACAACGTGCTCACGCGGATTCCCGAGATCGGGTCGATGGTGCAGGTCGGGCTGCGGGATGTCGGGAAGCGGGAGATCGAGTTTGCACAGGCCCGATCGGGGCAGGTGTTCCCGCACTTCGACCTTGACTGGACCCGCGAGATGCTCGATGGGAGACCGTTCGGCGACCTGTGCGCACGCGCAATCGAGCCGCTGCCGGGATTTGTCTACGTATCGTTCGACATCGATGGGCTGGACCCTTCGCTGTGCCCGCATACCGGGACGCCGGTGCCGGGAGGGCTCTCGTTCGCGCAGGCGTGCCTGTTGCTGGGCGCACTCAAGGCGTCCGGGCGGCGCGTCGTCGGGTTCGACCTGGTCGAGGTCACTCCCGGGCCCAAGGCGGGGACGAGCGAGCCGGAGTGGGACGCGAACGTCGGGGCGAGGGTGCTCTACAAGCTGTGCGGGGCCTGCGTGTGAGCGGGCGGGCTACGGGGGCGTGAGGCCCGCGACGTTGCCGCCGGAAAACAGGCTGATCATCGCGAAGTAGAAGGCGCTGCTCACGCTGGTGCTCAGCGCTTGCAGCGGCCGCATGCCGAGGATGAAGTAGAGAATAAACAGCAGCGACAGGGCGTGGGCGGCGGAGGGATTCGAGTAGAGGCGCCGCAACGGTGGAATGAAGTCGGCGAGGATCCGGGAGCCGTCGAGGGGCGGGAGCGGGGCCAGGTTGATGACGAAGAGGATGGCGTTGAGCATCCCGCCGGTGAAGAGGAACGTCGACATGTTGCCGCGGAACGTCGAAGTGGGGAGGTAGAGGTTCCACCCGTTCACGTCGGTGGCGACGATCCATGCCGCGCCGCTGGTGAGGAGCAGCGCCGCGAGGAGGAGGTTGACCATCGGGCCTGCCGCGGCAACGAGGGCGCCCGAGTAGCGGCCGCGCGTGCGGGAGAAGTCGACCGGCATCAATCCCCAGGCGATGCCGATCAGGGCGAACATCGCAAGGCTGAACGGACCCATGTGGACCAGGGGATTCCAGGTCATGTGGCCCGTTTCAATGGGGGTGCGGTCGCCGAGACGGATCGCGGCCCAGCCGTGGCCGAGTTCGTGGAGGCAGATCGAGAAGATCACCCAGAAGACCCAGGAGATGAGGGTCATCGGCCCGGCGTGCTCAAGGACTGTTGTAACCCACCAGTTCAACTCAGGGCTCCGTGCTTCGCGGTCGGGAGTGCATGGGCAGAATATTCGGGGCGGATCGCGGTGTCACGGAAAGAGAACGGGCCCGGAATCGCTCCGGGCCCGCGAACGAACTTGGGGGTGAGGTGGCGTCAGGCGGCCTTTGCTGCGGTGGCGCGGGCGGCCTTCTGGGCCTTGGCCATGATCTCGTCGAAGACCTTGGGGTCTTCGATGGCGATCTGGGAGAGCATCTTGCGGTTGAGGAGGATGCCGGCGAGCTTCAGGCCGTTGATGAAGCGGCTGTAGCGTTCGCCCCGCATCCGGCAGGCTGCGGTAATGCGGGTGATCCACAGGCCGCGCATGTCGCGCTTGCGGTTGCGGCGGTCGCGGTAGGCGTAGCAGCCGGCCCGCTTGATGGCGTGCTCGGCCTGGTATCGGTGCTTGCTGCGGACGCCGAAGTAGCCGCGGGCCTCTCGGAGGATGCGCTTGCGGGCTTGGGTTCGGGCGGCGCCTTTGCGAACTCTGGGCATTGGAGGACTCCGTCATTGGCGTCCGAACGGGGCGTCGCGTCAGGAGGCGGCGTCTTGGGGCCCGGCGGACAGCGATTGGGCGTGAACTACTTGGTGGCTTCGGCCTTCGCCGCGGCGGCCTTGCGGGCGGCCGGGGAGGGGCTGCGGCGGCGGGCCGTCAGGGGCTGGTCCCGTCCGCGCAGACGGCGGTACAGGAGCCGCTCGAGCCGCTTGGCCTCCGGGTTGGAGAGGAACTTGTCCTGGCGGAGGTGGCGGAGGCGCTTGGCGCTCTTGCTGGAGCGAAGGTGCTTGCCGTAGGCCTTGTTGTGACGGACGAGACCGGACTTGGTGATCTTCATCCGCTTCAGGATGCCCTTGTGGCTCTTGTTCTTGGGCATGGCGAACCTCTTGGACACCGCGTCAAGGACGCGGGGGCTTGGTGCTGAACAACCCCCCACCGTGAATGGGACGGGAAGCATAGACACCACCCCGGGGGCCAGCAAGTTGGCGTGTTTCGGGGGCGGAAACGGAG comes from the Phycisphaeraceae bacterium genome and includes:
- a CDS encoding serine/threonine protein kinase, giving the protein MSVAGVLEELRSRYRLRREGAGEGEINLAAFISEMEVADSDPLAEVIELDGQLRFDAGLAVDLERYLEAVPRLADRDVPLDAAIEYSLRALTARTGSMARAVEALTAKHPALASAIRDAAVLGESVVLASDLAELDGTGEVPEFPRGFGPRLPTGRPRYVLRERLGQGSHGAVYLAVDRQLSQQARPALVAIKVMTQENDAGARKRLIEEAAKARRIEHPNVVRILDRGRSPRGEDYVVFEYVPGGDLDTWFRNHVGALPARETAGLASKIARGVQAAHSAGLVHCDLKPGNILLGADGSPKVADFGVAAPHEEGKGAEGMEGRRVGNLAFIAPEQYRAEPGAITPAADIYALGGMLYYLLTETLPNGRTAEQIAQTHASIGGRQVPPRLERRRGIDRDLEAIVHRAMAVRPQARYASAEAFAGDLESWLAHRPIEWTRPGVLRTARLYARRQPTVVLVAALLVIAALLIGGLAGFQLAMSLTNRDLGIPAAGR
- a CDS encoding DUF4097 family beta strand repeat protein; amino-acid sequence: MIATLARSARPAVPIAAATLTIWSLLSGCVIAQPALKEETRTVTADHVPQSPLAVTTQNGGISVTAVPNGPVSITAVIRAEDDDRLKATDIVAERKSDGALEIYAKWPDGKRRNRESCSFEIQLPDAGGVTLTTSNGAVSLTGLAGDASITTSNGRITCTDHDGNVTARTTNGAVEVSRSRGKIDATTSNGSIKVDQAPSSVQCTSSNGAITVAMTDSAEGPVRIKTSNGAVRLSVGQAFAGFLDLSTSQGGINLANAPAAKVVSKTKNAARLQFGDAIAPSTIQTSNGSIEITTTVGPTE
- a CDS encoding M3 family oligoendopeptidase produces the protein MLPSFAPASAIVPQDLDAARWEALEPLYRELIDRDLHSAADLERLILDRSELDSAVSEAASVLYITMTCHTDDEAVSKAYLGFVEDVQPKVKEVSFELDKKIVQSPFAEELDQARYTVYLRDLRVGVELFRPENIPIETGLTKLDQEYSRICGAMTVSYQGEERTLPQMARFNEETDRAVREDAWRAVAQRRFLDADRIETIYERMIADRTRLARNAGFPDFRDYAFKAKRRFDYTPATCNAFAEGVKRVCVPAARRLNAQRAAALNLSSLRPWDMQVDIKGRAPLRPFTTPSELVERTSRLFRRLDPSLATLFEALRSDKSAPTGAAVCLDLESRRGKAPGGYQSNRDRIRLPFIFMNAAGLQRDVETIVHEAGHAFHSLLARTDPLLSYRSDIPLEFAEVASMSMELTAHPFLDEFYSPADADRARRNHLEAIVSLLAWVAHIDQFQHWVYTNPDHSRDDRHAKWTELSARFGPAVDYSGLEKYHQTGWHRVLHLFGVPFYYIEYGIAQLGALQLWSNYRRDPAAAINAYKRALSLGGSRPLPELFAAANLVFDFGPATIARLWTDVESELAKLPA
- a CDS encoding sigma-70 family RNA polymerase sigma factor, producing the protein MNTMDGDAEPGVPPTEDGATLVHRIRAGDRHAAAEFIVRYGPRLRRRIRSKLGPSMRRLFDSHDILSTLSRRLDTFVRDRRLNVENEAQLWAFVQKMADNATIDKGRLLKRLRSAEAEDSRFAREFLRRIEDAESTEREGGEVVIERALTLIEDPVDRQILLLWLAGTPHTVTAECVGLTAATVRKRWQTIREWLRGHLDLEVEP
- a CDS encoding OPT/YSL family transporter, with amino-acid sequence MSRQPVETSDMIDEQDMLRGGKPPPLPDNATPEEKDAHWYKYVYQGDRMPQLTWRAVIMGGFLGMIMSAANLYTTLSIGWAFGIAITACVLSFVIWNFVRFTSGGNISQMSILENACMASTASAAGYSTGSTIATMFGALVLLKDPPAGLQGEALRKWQENLHTWDVTPVWVVVVFTLCTGLMGVFLAIPMKRQQINHEQLPFPTGTAAAETLKSLYSESKDAVGKAYVLIAGLAAGLLIGFLRVGDDVLGAVGFLRRLFEKIWFLRIPTDVQFNFLDRAYPGARHANGFAFEPSALLIAAGMIVGMRISLSLVLSSLFLYAVVGPELARMDARHMERGAIVVQEAALVAAKGQATPEAAATAAVEAVAAAAAELKIDPAPIRTAAEQSVEDAIAAAGATTKPAAERAENVGKAIGAAAAPLAATAYSNRDAIAAADAEKSKVLAAGASEAEAKTAWETEFDRKRYKPNLIWNWGGGTITITRWSLWGGTAVMVFASLMSVALQWRTIARAFMGVKRAAGGSTASHAEIEVPGSWMIYGMVPITIAMVWLQIQAFNVSWYAGLIAVAMSFVLSLVASRATGETDTTPVGAMGKVMQLLFAALAPQNISANLASAGIAANSASSSADLLTDLKTGYLLGANPRKQFLAQFYGVFFGTIAIVPIWYLMVPTRAKLESFALPATRVWETVARGLVKGVGELPASAVWSLFIGAGVGIVLPLIEKFLPPKARRFMPSATGIGLAWVLPFQNALAFFIGAVIIMVWNLLHRRSADKYNVGLASGLIAGESLMAAALAITATLVGIFGL
- the galK gene encoding galactokinase; translation: MMSGPSIATLAARAADAFSTAFRSRPAFAAPGRVNLIGEHVDYNDGLVLPIAIDRWVVASVAPAANLALSRVRSTDLPGEATFDIRAPIPTPLLPPPPARSPPHWTAYAIGAAEAIRAEAATNGRPLPNLDVVLTSSIPIGAGLSSSAAIEAAVAGAFSAAGRADVDKRRFAMACRRAEHEFAGVPCGIMDQCAVVLARARHAMLLDCRDHATRFVPLPQGLAIVVMNSNTHRSLAGVDYAERRRACEAAAAALSLPSLRDADESMLAAAGERIPPDKRRLARHVVTEIDRVRQTADLLDRIAAGSLDAPAGLSAIGELFQRSHESLRDDFRVSCPELDTLVAIACSTPGVYGARMTGAGFGGCAIAIAEPAAVSRIQSAVAGQYPTIHGRDAEVFTVQPVRGASEIGG